One genomic region from Chrysiogenia bacterium encodes:
- a CDS encoding metal-dependent hydrolase, with protein MQATVLPFGADIEVRKMNLSEIEDSPIYFFDNDPATSHFFHMLSLLFPEGELFFIESVRNFRDRVTDPVLKKQVKAFIGQEVLHTKAHVDYNRRLRGAGVDIERLDQWLGVAFGLVKKYVPEKDQLALTCMAEHFTATLAEEVLRNEEIQKNIHPSQRSMWLWHAIEETEHKAVAFDVFRAIGGGDVRRLAVVPVAAAAFAPVGLGVMIYVMGSDGQLLNFKSWRRLGRNLFNRRTGLLRRTAARLLEYGRPGFHPWQHDSYDLVSAWKARFAEQYKVA; from the coding sequence GTGCAGGCAACAGTTTTGCCCTTCGGCGCGGATATCGAAGTTCGGAAGATGAACCTGAGTGAAATCGAAGATAGCCCGATCTATTTTTTCGATAACGACCCTGCGACCTCGCACTTTTTCCATATGCTATCGTTGCTGTTTCCGGAGGGAGAGCTTTTCTTTATTGAATCGGTTCGGAATTTTCGTGATCGCGTGACCGACCCAGTGCTCAAGAAGCAGGTCAAAGCGTTCATCGGCCAGGAAGTGCTGCATACAAAAGCGCACGTAGACTACAACAGGCGATTGAGGGGAGCGGGAGTTGATATTGAGCGACTAGACCAATGGTTGGGGGTTGCGTTTGGCCTGGTCAAGAAATACGTGCCCGAGAAGGATCAGTTGGCGCTTACCTGCATGGCCGAGCATTTTACCGCTACGTTGGCCGAGGAGGTTCTCAGGAACGAAGAGATTCAGAAGAACATCCACCCGTCGCAACGCTCAATGTGGCTCTGGCATGCGATCGAAGAGACCGAGCACAAAGCTGTCGCGTTCGACGTATTTCGCGCGATCGGCGGTGGAGATGTGCGCCGCCTGGCGGTCGTTCCAGTCGCTGCTGCGGCATTTGCCCCGGTCGGCTTGGGTGTAATGATCTATGTAATGGGTTCTGACGGCCAGCTCTTGAATTTCAAATCATGGCGCCGCCTTGGAAGAAATTTGTTCAATAGACGTACGGGACTTTTGAGACGGACTGCAGCGCGTCTGCTCGAATATGGTCGCCCAGGATTTCACCCCTGGCAGCACGACAGCTATGATCTCGTATCGGCTTGGAAGGCCCGGTTCGCTGAACAGTACAAGGTCGCCTGA
- a CDS encoding ferritin-like domain-containing protein codes for MERYLEEKRVSYGNFDGIEWNDLTEVKKMRESTRITTPLDINWTWDYVGQVEELRRLYDISKRRMWDAERDLDWSEPIDRSKQWGQHPKTSPIAQLLQMRGAGEDEIREATWESFEYTCSQLLHGEQAALEICGQLTAACPDVDMKFFAGSQVFDEVRHMEVFAKFLQRKLGKIHPLDPNVKFLLEEIMKADCWEKKTLGMQTLFEGMALGVMDMMKNASDVPLFDELITRVILDESRHAAFGIISMKRVMESCETSPEMKADLEDWAFNILECLNAGQYYGVISALGPKYGIDAHNVSAMMYASTDALEAKSVIYTHAVIPHLKKLGLITERTEEKYRDAGLIKDITKVGTYSVTTENAWDQAPVLPMANSVAAKN; via the coding sequence ATGGAACGATATCTGGAAGAAAAACGTGTATCTTATGGAAACTTCGACGGCATCGAATGGAATGACCTGACCGAGGTCAAGAAAATGCGGGAGTCGACCCGCATCACCACTCCCTTGGATATCAACTGGACTTGGGACTACGTCGGGCAGGTCGAGGAACTCCGTCGCCTCTATGATATATCGAAACGCCGCATGTGGGATGCGGAACGAGATCTGGACTGGAGCGAACCGATCGACCGCTCCAAACAGTGGGGCCAACACCCCAAGACCAGTCCCATAGCGCAACTCTTACAGATGCGCGGCGCCGGCGAGGACGAAATTCGAGAAGCGACCTGGGAGAGTTTTGAATATACGTGTTCGCAGTTGCTTCATGGCGAACAGGCTGCTCTTGAGATCTGCGGGCAGCTTACCGCTGCCTGTCCGGATGTCGACATGAAATTTTTTGCCGGATCGCAGGTTTTCGACGAAGTCCGCCATATGGAGGTCTTTGCGAAATTCCTGCAGCGAAAACTCGGTAAAATCCACCCTCTGGATCCCAATGTGAAATTCCTGCTCGAAGAAATCATGAAGGCCGATTGCTGGGAGAAGAAGACTCTCGGGATGCAGACGCTCTTTGAAGGAATGGCCCTCGGCGTAATGGATATGATGAAGAACGCGAGCGATGTCCCGCTCTTCGATGAACTGATCACCCGCGTAATCCTCGACGAATCGCGCCACGCTGCATTCGGAATCATCTCGATGAAGAGGGTCATGGAATCGTGCGAAACATCGCCCGAGATGAAAGCCGATCTGGAGGATTGGGCCTTCAACATCCTCGAGTGCCTGAATGCAGGCCAGTACTATGGCGTCATATCCGCTTTGGGGCCGAAGTACGGCATCGATGCACACAATGTGTCGGCCATGATGTACGCCTCGACCGACGCGCTTGAAGCCAAAAGTGTGATCTACACCCATGCCGTAATCCCCCACCTCAAAAAACTCGGCCTGATTACCGAACGCACTGAAGAAAAGTATCGCGATGCGGGATTGATCAAGGATATCACAAAGGTGGGGACCTACTCCGTCACTACGGAGAATGCCTGGGACCAAGCACCCGTGTTGCCGATGGCCAACTCCGTCGCGGCCAAAAACTGA
- a CDS encoding acyl-CoA dehydrogenase family protein codes for MFEDFFEKYFDDTHRQFRATCKKFAEKEIAPNAYQWEEAEQFDRELYRKAANAGILGISFPEQYGGGGGDIFHSICMSEELIRGGSTGTVVGLGSLGIGLPPILDLGTEEQKTKYIPSVMRGDKIAALAITEPGAGSDVAGVSTSATRNGDHYIVNGTKIFITSGVRADVVSVLTRTGSDPHGGLTFFVMERGMPGFSVSRALKKTGWRASDTAELSFDNVRVPVANRLGPEGSGFLTLMKNFQNERLGLAIQGYVIAEICLEEAIRYARERQAFGKALSRFQVTRHKLADMATKVFTAKTAAYECASRVKSGQYLVKEMSMAKNYAAQIAQEVSYEAVQIFGGSGYMRETLVERLSRDARLLPIGGGTQEIMNEIIAKMMQI; via the coding sequence ATGTTTGAAGATTTTTTTGAGAAGTATTTCGATGACACTCACCGACAATTTCGCGCGACGTGTAAGAAGTTTGCCGAAAAAGAGATCGCGCCGAATGCCTACCAATGGGAGGAAGCTGAACAGTTTGATCGTGAGCTCTATAGAAAGGCCGCAAACGCCGGGATTCTCGGCATTTCATTCCCCGAGCAATACGGCGGTGGTGGCGGGGATATCTTTCACAGTATTTGCATGAGCGAGGAGCTGATTCGCGGAGGCTCCACTGGGACCGTGGTCGGCTTGGGCTCGCTGGGGATTGGTCTTCCGCCCATTCTGGACCTCGGAACGGAAGAGCAGAAAACAAAGTACATTCCTTCCGTCATGAGGGGGGACAAAATCGCGGCCCTGGCAATCACAGAGCCTGGTGCGGGCAGCGACGTGGCGGGCGTATCTACCAGTGCGACACGTAACGGAGATCACTATATCGTCAACGGCACCAAGATATTCATTACTTCGGGCGTCCGCGCCGATGTGGTGAGTGTTCTGACCCGCACGGGTTCCGATCCGCACGGCGGTCTCACGTTCTTTGTGATGGAACGGGGAATGCCGGGTTTCAGTGTGTCGCGCGCACTCAAGAAGACTGGCTGGAGAGCATCGGACACAGCCGAGCTCTCCTTCGACAATGTACGGGTGCCGGTCGCGAACCGACTCGGTCCTGAAGGAAGCGGCTTCCTGACGCTGATGAAAAACTTCCAGAACGAGCGCCTCGGACTTGCAATTCAGGGATACGTTATCGCCGAGATATGTCTCGAGGAAGCGATCCGGTATGCCCGGGAGCGTCAGGCATTCGGGAAAGCGCTGAGCAGATTTCAGGTCACGCGGCACAAACTTGCCGACATGGCGACCAAGGTTTTTACGGCCAAGACCGCGGCCTACGAATGCGCGTCGCGTGTAAAGAGCGGCCAGTATCTTGTGAAAGAAATGTCCATGGCGAAGAATTACGCCGCACAAATCGCACAAGAAGTCTCGTACGAAGCGGTCCAGATTTTCGGAGGCAGTGGATATATGAGAGAAACGCTGGTGGAACGCTTGTCGCGGGATGCCCGATTGCTGCCAATCGGCGGTGGAACCCAGGAAATCATGAATGAAATAATTGCCAAAATGATGCAGATCTGA
- a CDS encoding NAD(P)/FAD-dependent oxidoreductase produces the protein MGFASASVGSNGRNDVSISPSPRPDYEVIIIGSGFSGIGAGIKLNKAGIGPYIILERAGDLGGTWRDNSYPGIAVDITSFTYSYSFEPNPNWSRVFAPGRELQAYAQHCARKYGVREKMRFSTSVESATFDEACNLWRVRVNDGEELTARYIISATGGLIHPKLPDIEGIDSFEGKLIHTAKWDHSFKLEGKRVAVIGTGATAVQLLPEIAPKVQHLDVYQRTPIWVLPKPDREIPNWIKLLFRRVPMIQRGLRIATDLGTELVMVTGVVYNRQMPGIVKRAEVAGIRNIKRQLPNRPDLWAKLIPHYGFGCKRPSFSNDYFRTFGRENVGLITTPIKRITKNGIVTADGTERAIDVLIAATGYRTFEKGNLPSYDVTGRSGMNLGGFWAENRYQAYEGTSVPGFPNYFLILGPYSFSGSSWFAMVEAQTTHALRCIREARRKNATRVEIKQDAHDKHFEMTLKRQKNTVFFNNNCGGANSYYFDRHGDAPFLRPASSYEMLWRSRHFPLSHYHFE, from the coding sequence ATGGGATTTGCGTCCGCATCGGTAGGGTCCAATGGCCGGAATGACGTCTCGATATCGCCGTCACCCCGGCCTGATTATGAAGTGATCATAATCGGCTCGGGCTTTTCTGGCATCGGCGCCGGAATTAAGCTGAACAAGGCAGGCATCGGTCCTTACATCATTCTCGAGCGTGCTGGTGATCTTGGAGGTACATGGCGGGACAATTCTTATCCCGGGATCGCCGTCGATATCACCTCGTTTACGTATTCCTACTCCTTTGAACCCAACCCCAACTGGTCTCGTGTGTTTGCACCGGGCCGGGAGCTGCAAGCCTATGCCCAGCATTGTGCCCGCAAATACGGCGTTCGTGAGAAGATGCGGTTCAGCACCAGTGTGGAGTCGGCAACTTTCGATGAAGCATGTAACTTGTGGCGGGTTCGCGTAAACGATGGGGAAGAGCTTACCGCACGCTACATTATCTCAGCCACCGGGGGATTAATCCACCCCAAGCTGCCCGACATTGAAGGCATCGACTCTTTCGAGGGCAAGCTGATTCATACGGCGAAATGGGACCACAGTTTCAAGTTGGAGGGGAAACGGGTAGCGGTGATCGGCACGGGGGCTACTGCGGTCCAATTATTGCCGGAAATTGCCCCGAAGGTGCAGCATCTGGATGTCTATCAGCGCACTCCAATCTGGGTACTTCCTAAACCCGACAGGGAGATTCCGAACTGGATAAAACTGCTTTTCCGTCGTGTTCCGATGATTCAGCGGGGACTTCGAATCGCCACGGACCTGGGAACCGAGCTCGTGATGGTCACTGGCGTCGTGTACAACAGGCAGATGCCGGGTATCGTCAAACGGGCCGAAGTCGCCGGCATTCGGAATATCAAGCGGCAGCTTCCCAATCGTCCGGACTTGTGGGCGAAGCTGATTCCACATTACGGCTTCGGGTGCAAGCGGCCGTCTTTCTCCAACGACTATTTCCGCACGTTTGGGCGTGAAAACGTGGGGCTCATAACCACGCCGATCAAAAGGATCACCAAGAATGGGATTGTTACGGCCGACGGGACGGAGCGAGCGATCGATGTTCTGATTGCGGCAACCGGATACAGGACGTTCGAAAAGGGAAATTTGCCTTCCTACGATGTGACCGGACGCAGCGGCATGAATTTGGGCGGATTCTGGGCTGAGAATCGCTACCAGGCATACGAGGGGACTTCCGTCCCGGGATTTCCCAACTACTTTCTGATTCTGGGCCCATATTCCTTTTCGGGGTCATCCTGGTTTGCGATGGTGGAAGCCCAGACGACCCACGCGCTTCGCTGTATTCGGGAAGCGCGCAGGAAGAACGCTACCCGTGTCGAGATCAAGCAGGACGCTCACGACAAGCACTTTGAGATGACGCTGAAGCGTCAGAAGAACACGGTGTTTTTTAACAACAATTGCGGCGGCGCCAACAGCTACTACTTCGATCGTCATGGGGACGCTCCATTCCTTCGACCGGCGTCGAGCTACGAAATGCTCTGGCGAAGCAGGCATTTTCCGTTGAGCCATTACCACTTCGAATAG
- a CDS encoding PaaI family thioesterase: MAANNAMTGLPKFLGCEVTELGPGTLKAVLPVRKELLTPIGNMHGGVLAGYMDHILGVVLYPLMAPGQWAATTEFKLNYLAPVKTGTLDGSAEVIAMTKTTAVVRGEVSNEGRLVCAAQGTLLIRDPKKK, encoded by the coding sequence ATGGCGGCCAATAACGCCATGACCGGGCTGCCAAAATTTCTTGGATGCGAAGTGACGGAACTCGGCCCCGGTACGCTCAAGGCCGTGCTTCCAGTGCGGAAGGAGCTGCTAACGCCTATTGGAAACATGCATGGTGGCGTACTCGCTGGTTACATGGATCATATTCTTGGAGTCGTACTCTATCCGCTGATGGCACCCGGCCAGTGGGCCGCGACGACTGAATTCAAATTGAATTATCTTGCGCCGGTGAAGACGGGGACTCTCGATGGCAGCGCGGAAGTCATCGCGATGACAAAGACGACAGCAGTGGTAAGGGGCGAGGTTTCCAATGAGGGGCGGTTGGTTTGTGCGGCGCAAGGTACTTTGCTGATTCGGGATCCGAAGAAAAAGTAG
- a CDS encoding aldehyde dehydrogenase family protein, which yields MLKDAERHRIARVVEELRRHFDAGHAQPLRWRQRQLTGLLKFCYEQRTAILRALSADLGKPAQEAMAADVLSVGMEIASLKFNLKRYLRPQKVPSPLMLQPAASYIHKDPLGVVLIIGAWNYPVQLTLIPLAGAIAAGNCAVVKPSEIAPHTSDLLANRLGDYIDSDCIRIVEGGPEETQTLLAQRFDHIFYTGNGTIGRVVMNAASENLTPVTLELGGKSPCIVDTTADLDVTARRIALGKFMNAGQTCIAPDYALVHQKVESELLECLKATIRDFYGSDPQRSKRYARIVNERHFERVSRFLNDGELVVGGESDRDDLYIAPTVIRNVTPQSPVMSEEIFGPVLPVLSVDSMDEALAFVRGRPKPLACYLFTRDQHLQRRAVKTTSSGGMCINHTVMHAGNQSLPFGGVGPSGMGSYHGRRTFDTFVHQKAVLKKPFWLDAGFFYPKSSG from the coding sequence ATGCTCAAGGATGCTGAAAGGCATCGAATCGCAAGGGTGGTTGAAGAGCTTCGAAGGCACTTCGACGCAGGGCATGCGCAACCGCTTCGCTGGCGTCAACGGCAACTTACGGGATTGTTGAAGTTTTGCTACGAGCAACGGACGGCTATACTCCGTGCCCTGTCTGCCGATCTTGGCAAGCCTGCGCAGGAAGCAATGGCAGCCGACGTACTTTCCGTGGGAATGGAAATTGCGAGCCTCAAGTTCAATTTAAAGCGTTACCTGAGGCCGCAAAAAGTTCCCTCGCCGCTGATGCTGCAGCCGGCGGCGAGTTATATCCATAAGGATCCGCTTGGCGTTGTCCTGATAATTGGAGCCTGGAACTATCCGGTCCAACTCACGTTGATTCCACTGGCCGGAGCGATTGCCGCCGGGAACTGTGCGGTTGTGAAACCGTCGGAAATTGCGCCGCATACTTCGGATCTGCTTGCAAACAGGCTTGGTGATTACATCGATTCCGATTGCATACGGATTGTCGAGGGCGGTCCGGAAGAGACCCAGACGCTTCTTGCACAGCGATTCGATCATATTTTCTATACCGGAAATGGCACGATCGGACGTGTTGTGATGAATGCCGCCTCCGAAAATTTGACGCCGGTCACTTTGGAGCTTGGAGGGAAAAGTCCTTGCATCGTGGATACAACAGCTGATTTGGATGTCACAGCGCGACGCATTGCACTCGGCAAATTCATGAATGCGGGGCAAACCTGCATTGCGCCGGACTATGCGCTTGTCCATCAGAAAGTCGAATCTGAGTTGCTCGAATGTCTGAAAGCGACGATCCGCGATTTTTACGGCTCCGATCCACAAAGAAGCAAACGCTATGCGCGAATCGTCAACGAACGTCATTTCGAGCGTGTGTCACGGTTCCTCAATGACGGCGAGTTGGTCGTCGGGGGCGAAAGCGACAGAGACGATCTCTATATTGCGCCGACCGTGATCCGAAATGTGACGCCGCAAAGCCCGGTCATGAGCGAGGAAATTTTCGGTCCAGTGCTGCCCGTGTTGAGCGTGGACAGCATGGATGAAGCACTTGCATTCGTGCGCGGTAGGCCGAAACCGCTTGCATGCTACTTGTTTACTCGCGATCAGCACCTGCAGCGTCGCGCCGTCAAGACTACATCGTCCGGCGGGATGTGCATCAATCACACCGTGATGCATGCCGGCAATCAGTCTCTCCCCTTTGGCGGGGTGGGTCCCAGCGGGATGGGCAGCTACCACGGCCGCCGAACTTTCGATACATTCGTGCATCAGAAAGCGGTTCTGAAGAAGCCGTTTTGGCTGGACGCCGGCTTTTTCTATCCAAAATCGTCTGGTTAA
- a CDS encoding MBL fold metallo-hydrolase → MSIQCQTENLAEPKEVLPGLYRIRLPQPKYGSVYVHLAVGGPGPVTLLDAGLPHEMTQNALVVQLKRLGITLGDIEQIVYTHSHVDHMGGGAVLAGRAGHIEHVAHTGCIGLCEDFSAYNRKTSSWKALITHLNYAPAIRDQVKRYIPMDADACNKVFSGESNPDSTETEYHEFAEDATSIPFSRGLREGDEFEAGRYLWETIETPGHNPHHLVFVEAERRASVTGDVILEHGTPIMRSMGDDVSVYLRSLVKLTDWDLGLVLPSHGPLFSDGNGALKHVMNQREGLLDWAWGELERRPRRLVDLSFAALQAGVAGKKVNPILLVGVMESAVSNWCACDVMAFDERTGEFEVIIQEERALPR, encoded by the coding sequence ATGTCAATTCAATGCCAGACGGAAAACCTCGCCGAGCCGAAAGAAGTACTGCCCGGGCTCTACAGGATTCGCCTGCCACAACCCAAATACGGAAGTGTTTACGTTCATCTGGCTGTGGGTGGACCCGGCCCGGTGACGCTGCTTGATGCAGGGCTTCCGCATGAGATGACACAAAATGCATTGGTCGTCCAACTGAAACGCCTAGGAATTACCCTGGGCGATATCGAACAGATCGTGTACACGCACTCTCATGTGGACCATATGGGAGGGGGAGCCGTTCTCGCGGGCCGGGCCGGCCATATTGAACATGTTGCGCACACAGGGTGCATCGGGCTATGCGAAGATTTCTCTGCCTACAACAGAAAGACCAGTTCATGGAAAGCGCTGATTACGCACCTCAACTACGCTCCTGCGATTCGAGACCAAGTGAAACGCTACATTCCGATGGATGCCGATGCATGTAACAAGGTATTTTCAGGAGAATCCAACCCGGATTCAACGGAGACGGAGTATCACGAGTTCGCCGAGGACGCGACCTCGATACCATTTTCCAGGGGTCTCAGGGAAGGAGATGAGTTTGAAGCCGGGCGATACTTGTGGGAAACGATTGAAACCCCAGGGCACAATCCGCACCACCTTGTGTTTGTCGAGGCGGAGCGTCGGGCATCGGTAACCGGTGACGTAATTCTGGAGCACGGAACCCCGATCATGCGATCCATGGGTGACGACGTTTCGGTGTACCTTCGTTCACTGGTGAAACTGACGGATTGGGATCTTGGGTTGGTATTGCCTTCGCACGGACCGTTGTTTTCGGACGGCAACGGTGCTCTCAAGCACGTGATGAACCAGCGCGAAGGGCTTTTGGATTGGGCATGGGGCGAGCTTGAGCGGCGACCGCGACGGCTTGTCGATCTGAGTTTCGCGGCACTCCAGGCAGGGGTCGCCGGCAAAAAGGTGAATCCCATTCTTCTGGTGGGAGTCATGGAATCTGCGGTATCCAATTGGTGTGCCTGCGACGTAATGGCTTTTGACGAGCGAACTGGTGAGTTTGAAGTCATAATTCAAGAGGAGCGTGCGCTCCCTCGGTAA
- a CDS encoding SDR family oxidoreductase: MADVMDTGLTDFSDKIAWVTGAASGIGRGVALRFAAHGADIYGTDLNEEGLQETKDLIRAQFGRKVIIEVSNTADSKQAMQSAKAIEKEFGRLDALINCAGVGKGNLAEFQTDEQWHEVIGPNLNGIFFCSRSAVPLLKKRGGAIVSISSVEGLIGSPLLTAYCSSKHGVVGFTKALAMELGQHGIRVNAVCPGAVNTPMLRMGLKEIPDMIRKPLLKRTPLKRIGVPDDIARACVFLASPLADFVTGTTLVVDGGVTCGMGMDMM; this comes from the coding sequence TTGGCAGATGTAATGGATACCGGACTAACGGATTTCTCGGACAAAATCGCCTGGGTAACGGGAGCAGCGTCAGGAATTGGGCGCGGTGTTGCACTGCGTTTTGCCGCACACGGTGCCGACATTTACGGTACCGACCTGAATGAAGAAGGCCTGCAGGAAACGAAAGATTTGATCCGGGCGCAGTTCGGACGGAAGGTGATCATCGAAGTCTCGAATACCGCTGATTCGAAACAAGCAATGCAGAGTGCCAAGGCGATTGAAAAGGAATTCGGGCGGCTCGACGCCCTCATAAACTGCGCCGGTGTGGGTAAAGGCAACCTGGCCGAGTTTCAAACCGACGAGCAATGGCACGAAGTGATCGGTCCCAACCTCAACGGCATATTTTTCTGCTCCAGATCCGCGGTCCCTTTGCTGAAAAAACGAGGCGGTGCGATTGTCAGCATCTCTTCGGTTGAAGGGCTGATCGGATCGCCGTTGCTCACAGCATATTGTTCGTCCAAGCACGGGGTCGTCGGCTTTACAAAAGCGCTTGCAATGGAGCTTGGCCAGCATGGAATTCGGGTGAATGCGGTCTGTCCGGGTGCCGTCAATACGCCGATGCTCAGAATGGGGCTAAAAGAGATTCCCGACATGATTCGAAAACCGTTACTGAAGCGCACTCCGTTGAAGAGAATCGGCGTTCCTGACGACATCGCAAGGGCCTGTGTGTTCCTGGCAAGTCCCCTGGCTGATTTCGTTACGGGAACGACTCTTGTAGTGGACGGCGGCGTCACGTGCGGAATGGGAATGGACATGATGTAG
- a CDS encoding ferritin-like domain-containing protein: MARSTPENSENHVLNAESAAGLATQLSDVDGLGVRRSKSVNLETLLEVAMRNQWSVHDFDWHSPIADDIAKTRKQRKLLGKMLLMTAGFERLGVDAFMNHARHSNDKTAKTIFQLIALDEQRHADSEVELAKRLGVTWRDLPFPVRAMFKQFSQDIRRAGRTPVSRLLHEFGASGIPIAELALDTILLPTLKKMSNDPLLMEVFKLIDRDEARHIAMDYWLLDEKGQAAKHGLKAKRRRNGKKYSYPFRPLSFGFAAMGLVSFAWSVREAPMGGDEFVAYWGRLLSVDAKAPHSMEVKSFRVSVDFMKSAVDFFEKRPGLFKAALFLATGRTS, encoded by the coding sequence ATGGCTAGAAGTACGCCAGAAAATTCAGAGAATCATGTGTTGAATGCGGAAAGCGCGGCTGGATTGGCCACGCAACTTTCTGACGTCGATGGCCTCGGCGTGAGGCGCTCGAAGTCCGTCAATCTTGAAACCCTCCTCGAGGTGGCCATGCGCAACCAGTGGTCGGTTCACGACTTTGACTGGCACTCGCCGATTGCGGATGACATTGCAAAGACTCGGAAACAGAGGAAACTGCTAGGGAAAATGCTCCTGATGACCGCGGGCTTTGAGCGGCTCGGAGTTGATGCGTTCATGAACCATGCCAGACACTCTAATGACAAGACCGCAAAAACCATTTTTCAGTTGATTGCCTTGGATGAGCAGCGACATGCGGATTCCGAGGTCGAGCTCGCCAAGCGGTTGGGAGTTACGTGGCGTGATTTGCCCTTTCCGGTTCGTGCGATGTTCAAGCAGTTTTCACAGGATATCCGCCGCGCAGGAAGAACTCCAGTGAGCAGGCTGCTCCACGAATTTGGAGCCTCGGGCATCCCCATCGCCGAACTCGCTCTCGATACAATTCTACTCCCGACATTGAAAAAGATGAGCAATGACCCGCTCTTGATGGAGGTTTTCAAGCTCATCGATCGTGACGAAGCACGTCATATAGCCATGGATTACTGGTTACTGGATGAGAAGGGGCAAGCAGCGAAGCACGGCCTCAAGGCTAAGCGAAGACGAAATGGCAAGAAATACTCCTATCCGTTTCGGCCGCTCTCGTTCGGCTTCGCGGCGATGGGGCTCGTCTCATTTGCATGGAGCGTACGTGAAGCCCCGATGGGTGGTGATGAGTTCGTAGCCTACTGGGGTCGTCTGCTCAGCGTCGATGCTAAAGCTCCACATTCCATGGAAGTCAAATCGTTTCGAGTGTCCGTGGACTTCATGAAATCCGCTGTCGATTTCTTTGAGAAACGCCCCGGCCTTTTTAAAGCCGCGCTGTTTTTGGCTACAGGGCGTACAAGCTGA
- a CDS encoding acyl-CoA/acyl-ACP dehydrogenase, protein MNFDFSQDQKLLQMSAQGFLRDHASLAGVRKILDTDADWDATLWTRMAEQGWQGTAIPEEFGGAGLGYLELALLSEELGASLAPVPFSSSVYFVTEAVLHFGTDEQKRKYLPKLATGETIGALAWAEGPGMPGVSGPLKTCFDGNSLSGTKLPVLDGQVANLAVVVTSENDALSLVLVDLNSDGVQRSRLDSMDPTRSQSSISFNGAPGERLGSSGDGSRILDWLLDRAAVLVAFEQLGGANRAHKMSLEYAKERYAFGRQIGSFQAIKHKIVDMLMSVDLARSNCLYAAWALQNNTDLPVAAAAARVAATEAFEFCSKENIQVHGGIGFTWEADAHLFFKRSKLLTLWLGNADLWRDRLMAKLDDKHAA, encoded by the coding sequence ATGAACTTTGACTTTTCGCAAGACCAGAAGCTACTTCAGATGTCTGCTCAGGGCTTCCTCAGAGACCATGCGAGCTTGGCAGGGGTCAGGAAAATCCTGGATACAGATGCGGACTGGGATGCGACCCTCTGGACTCGGATGGCTGAACAGGGCTGGCAGGGCACCGCAATACCCGAAGAGTTCGGGGGGGCGGGTTTGGGTTATCTGGAACTGGCTCTCCTTTCCGAAGAGCTGGGAGCCTCTTTGGCACCTGTGCCGTTCTCGTCGTCAGTCTATTTCGTTACCGAAGCGGTCTTGCACTTCGGCACCGATGAGCAGAAGCGCAAGTACCTTCCAAAGCTTGCCACAGGCGAAACAATCGGCGCCTTGGCCTGGGCGGAAGGCCCAGGCATGCCAGGAGTGTCAGGACCGCTGAAAACATGCTTCGATGGAAACTCCCTCAGCGGCACCAAACTGCCGGTACTCGATGGCCAGGTTGCGAACCTGGCAGTCGTTGTGACATCGGAAAACGACGCCCTCAGCTTGGTCCTCGTAGATCTGAATTCCGATGGGGTCCAGCGCTCTCGGCTCGACTCCATGGATCCGACGCGATCTCAATCGAGCATTAGTTTTAATGGCGCCCCCGGCGAGCGCCTTGGTTCCTCCGGTGACGGGAGTCGAATACTTGATTGGCTCCTCGACCGGGCGGCTGTCCTCGTCGCATTTGAACAGCTTGGCGGGGCGAATCGAGCGCACAAAATGTCGCTCGAATATGCGAAGGAGCGATACGCGTTTGGCAGACAGATCGGCTCTTTCCAGGCCATCAAGCACAAAATCGTCGACATGTTGATGAGCGTGGATCTGGCGCGCTCCAACTGTCTCTACGCTGCATGGGCGCTACAGAACAATACTGATCTTCCCGTTGCTGCCGCGGCAGCGCGGGTTGCAGCAACCGAAGCATTCGAGTTCTGCTCCAAGGAAAACATTCAGGTTCACGGAGGTATCGGTTTTACCTGGGAGGCCGATGCTCACTTGTTTTTCAAAAGATCCAAGCTGCTGACGCTCTGGCTCGGAAATGCGGATCTCTGGCGTGACCGCCTGATGGCCAAACTCGACGACAAGCACGCGGCCTGA